The following are encoded together in the Culex pipiens pallens isolate TS chromosome 1, TS_CPP_V2, whole genome shotgun sequence genome:
- the LOC120428703 gene encoding titin homolog, with the protein MEATNLEENFKLFYRIAKNLILYLKDDDKVLAAQWLRKLAACKSAADSELRNHYMTLLLVVLQQNRIVGPFSKPPADGTELERFSKDYQPEDMQALINEELLKQPAPPLVQFAMAGGDKLTEFAVSQEIPKFGVHFYYVCSMEPLYDFQRRNQAKIPRGLMGPTRSTIKDLNAGIEELLRTEKQKLKVTVDKTGRKQIKIRDENVLGGGGRTRAMPKHLRARLGAAAAAAPPAPTQEPEVEIPLTTFVEQPSPPRRPARPVATRPIPTRSRLAPQQQVDLQNPSIAVAVKAGAAVARLETAATAEAVAGPSTRPTGAIPKVKAPAAKSRPGQLRVPATAPGQPAQVQPARGLRQPGRAAPQVRPPAGRAAQRPPVQQTPQQQVPEARYTTPYRFTPHPWASPTPPIFKYGARHEGPEYEQQQFGVPAAEKFAVPMRKIKALKWTPSRRGERPQMRDIVRKHPIPEEVRQITEVAERPYISTPEVEQEVYEQMRREHLVEQADERTSRLMARFYAGKSLVPRALDFSTADTSMRPGEQAAAEEEIASGFEPYLLDDTPVTEDELMAEEEMEFGDDLFAGGWGRSPAEVAQPVAESEVVEEAQGLSVSPPRIAVATPPRQSPATAATSPRQSPAAVVTPPRQPQYFVEEEQGFLEDEDIYLVDDQDYALEASPLPPTPPSPRTPVRMPTPVTPTTRIADARRVFLTTMIEDAPAASPPRPSPGGTTARLLDVPIRSPLPTRSPGVPEFDILTSPKTPEKMDTKVAVLLNAIEAQVEAHKHLIGEVSEMPRTPSLDNLVTELSNGNDALQRLRLNFEAYKTARAEKPATPPQPVESAMPAQLTLDLQNLSDLVEETKDGAEMLQEIAETAEDPVVQQAAQQSLETSQALAEISNQMQHLTTLWEQSMAQEGSSLGLLDEQDITGGGDLFGEEAAPSPLQATVNEMVESLDQSIKDVISGEASPQELQAQLRDFQQALKDIDLEGSLLEGSQPIDELLQSANELETSIQKEAAAVDAVTNTPERASLLQRSEHVIDGMNEILDFVAPQPPTASAVSTVPTPQRMAIASRLETLRQAQRQTAARPDEGTLVLTAVDEAAQRHVVDHPGPFAINWEDEQDADILDEEEMEMDDLMYEDPRAYQYPPAEEEILDASFMQTDDMFGDEFITEPARWTPTASPVAGPSGVQQQMMNLLVETQHQQEALLNASLAVQESSYDVAAVAASQQVARKLAQNQAAVAQMINQIQAGEENFGWLGPMEQMGKGRVPAARGPAARGPARGVPAAGARQVQQRAPARPATTQARPVTRPATAGQQMPRKTAVGLQRPTTASRAAVGQPKAAAAARQAAGAVPRPVRRPGSAPSTTTAAAAAAAPAKPPPIRRPPVGVAQAPAVRQQQPQQVAPPAGTGPKPRAGSAVPIPVKRPPQPIPLPAGSASTTQLRPSPSVRAMLPRPGPAGGPVSKRR; encoded by the exons atggaagCAACCAACTtggaagaaaattttaaattattctatCGAATTGCGAAAAATTTGATTCTTTATCTCAAGGATGatg ATAAAGTTCTGGCCGCGCAATGGCTCCGCAAGCTGGCCGCCTGCAAATCGGCGGCCGATTCCGAACTCCGGAATCACTACATGACACTGTTGCTGGTGGTACTCCAGCAGAACCGCATCGTCGGCCCGTTCAGCAAACCCCCCGCCGACGGAACCGAGCTGGAGCGCTTCTCCAAAGACTACCAGCCGGAGGACATGCAAGCTCTGATCAATGAGGAACTGCTGAAGCAACCGGCTCCGCCGCTGGTCCAGTTTGCGATGGCTGGTGGCGACAAACTAACGGAGTTTGCCGTGTCGCAGGAAATTCCCAAATTTGGAGTGCACTTTTACTACGTCTGTTCGATGGAACCGCTGTATGACTTTCAGCGACGTAACCAGGCCAAGATCCCGCGTGGTTTGATGGGACCCACGCGATCAACGATCAAGGACTTGAACGCGGGTATAGAAGAACTGCTTCGTACTGAAAAGCAGAAGCTAAAGGTCACCGTAGACAAGACCGGCAGGAAGCAGATCAAGATCCGTGACGAGAACGTGCTGGGAGGAGGTGGAAGAAC TCGCGCTATGCCCAAACATTTACGCGCTCGGTTGGGAGCAGCAGCCGCTGCGGCACCACCGGCGCCCACTCAAGAACCGGAAGTGGAAATCCCGCTGACCACCTTTGTTGAGCAACCGTCCCCGCCGAGGCGTCCAGCGCGACCCGTAGCGACACGACCCATACCGACACGCTCTAGATTGGCACCGCAGCAACAGGTTGATTTGCAAAATCCTTCGATCGCCGTTGCGGTGAAGGCTGGTGCAGCGGTGGCTAGGCTTGAGACGGCGGCAACGGCCGAAGCAGTTGCGGGCCCATCTACGAGACCAACGGGGGCGATTCCGAAGGTTAAG gcACCCGCTGCCAAGTCAAGACCAGGCCAATTGAGGGTTCCCGCAACTGCTCCCGGTCAACCGGCACAGGTTCAACCCGCAAGAGGACTAAGACAACCTGGGCGAGCTGCTCCCCAAGTTAGACCTCCTGCTGGTCGCGCAGCTCAGCGACCACCCGTTCAGCAAACTCCCCAGCAGCAAGTTCCGGAAGCTCGCTACACTACGCCGTACCGCTTTACGCCCCACCCTTGGGCGTCTCCCACGCCACCAATCTTCAAATACGGAGCGCGACACGAAGGTCCCGAGTACGAGCAGCAACAGTTTGGCGTTCCGGCGGCGGAAAAGTTTGCCGTGCCGATGCGCAAGATTAAGGCGCTCAAAT GGACACCATCGAGGCGTGGCGAACGGCCGCAGATGCGGGATATCGTGCGAAAGCATCCAATCCCGGAAGAGGTTCGTCAAATTACAGAAGTGGCCGAACGTCCATATATTTCCACGCCGGAGGTCGAGCAAGAAGTGTACGAGCAGATGCGGCGCGAGCATTTGGTCGAGCAAGCCGACGAGCGAACGTCACGCCTGATGGCACGATTCTACGCTGGCAAGAGTCTTGTTCCGCGAGCGTTGGACTTCTCCACGGCGGACACTTCGATGCGACCTGGCGAACAGGCGGCAGCTGAGGAAGAAATCGCATCCGGTTTTGAGCCGTACCTGCTGGACGATACACCGGTCACTGAGGATGAGTTGATGGCGGAGGAAGAAATGGAGTTTGGAGATGATCTTTTCGCTGGAGGTTGGGGAAGATCACCGGCAGAAGTGGCTCAACCAGTTGCTGAGTCAGAAGTTGTCGAGGAAGCTCAAGGTTTGTCCGTATCGCCCCCAAGGATTGCAGTGGCTACGCCTCCCCGTCAAAGCCCGGCTACGGCCGCTACATCACCACGTCAAAGCCCGGCAGCAGTCGTGACACCACCACGACAACCACAGTACTTCGTCGAAGAAGAGCAAGGCTTCCTAGAAGATGAGGACATTTATCTGGTCGACGACCAAGATTACGCCTTGGAAGCAAGCCCGTTACCACCAACGCCACCTTCTCCACGAACTCCCGTACGGATGCCGACTCCTGTAACGCCTACCACCAGGATCGCCGATGCACGGCGAGTTTTCCTTACAACTATGATCGAGGATGCTCCGGCCGCTTCACCACCACGACCCTCACCTGGAGGAACCACTGCTCGTTTGCTCGATGTCCCGATACGATCACCACTGCCCACCAGAAGTCCAGGCGTTCCAGAATTCGACATTCTGACAAGTCCCAAAACGCCGGAAAAGATGGACACAAAGGTGGCCGTCCTGCTGAACGCCATTGAAGCCCAGGTCGAGGCTCACAAGCATCTCATCGGGGAAGTGTCCGAAATGCCACGAACGCCTTCGCTGGACAATCTGGTGACGGAGCTATCCAATGGAAACGATGCGCTACAGAGACTGCGACTGAATTTCGAAGCTTACAAAACAGCTCGAGCGGAGAAACCGGCTACTCCACCGCAACCGGTAGAGTCGGCAATGCCAGCTCAATTGACGTTGGACCTTCAGAACCTGTCCGATCTTGTCGAGGAGACGAAGGATGGAGCAGAAATGCTGCAGGAAATTGCAGAAACGGCCGAGGACCCTGTTGTTCAGCAAGCGGCTCAGCAAAGCTTGGAGACATCTCAAGCGTTGGCGGAAATCTCCAACCAGATGCAACATTTGACCACGCTGTGGGAGCAGAGCATGGCCCAGGAAGGTTCTTCGTTGGGACTGCTTGACGAACAAGACATCACTGGAGGTGGTGATTTGTTTGGAGAGGAAGCGGCACCTAGTCCACTGCAGGCAACGGTGAACGAAATGGTGGAGTCGTTGGATCAATCGATCAAGGATGTAATATCCGGGGAAGCTTCGCCGCAGGAACTGCAAGCGCAATTGCGTGATTTCCAGCAAGCATTGAAGGACATTGACTTGGAAGGTTCGTTGCTGGAGGGAAGTCAACCGATTGACGAGCTGTTGCAGAGTGCGAACGAGCTGGAAACGTCGATACAGAAGGAAGCGGCTGCAGTAGACGCGGTGACCAACACGCCCGAACGAGCATCGCTGCTGCAGAGGAGCGAACATGTCATCGACGGTATGAACGAAATACTTGATTTTGTGGCGCCGCAACCACCAACAGCATCAGCTGTGTCAACGGTTCCAACTCCTCAACGGATGGCCATCGCTTCGCGGCTGGAAACACTTCGCCAAGCTCAGCGACAAACCGCCGCGAGACCAGATGAGGGAACATTGGTGCTAACGGCGGTGGATGAGGCCGCACAGAGACACGTGGTGGATCACCCGGGACCGTTTGCAATTAATTGGGAGGACGAACAGGATGCGGATATTTTGGATGAGGAGGAAATGGAGATGGACGATCTGATGTACGAGGATCCGAGGGCGTATCAATATCCACCGGCAGAAGAGGAAATCCTGGACGCTTCTTTTATGCAGACGGACGACATGTTTGGGGACGAGTTTATAACGGAACCTGCGCGGTGGACACCAACGGCTTCGCCAGTTGCGGGACCATCCGGTGTCCAGCAGCAGATGATGAATCTCTTGGTGGAAACGCAACACCAACAGGAAGCTTTGTTAAACGCTAGCCTAGCCGTTCAAGAGAGCTCGTACGACGTGGCGGCGGTCGCGGCTAGCCAGCAAGTAGCACGGAAGCTGGCACAAAATCAAGCTGCTGTGGCACAGATGATCAATCAGATACAAGCCGGCGAGGAGAACTTTGGCTGGCTGGGTCCGATGGAGCAAATGGGTAAGGGAAGAGTGCCGGCCGCGAGAGGACCAGCCGCTAGGGGTCCAGCTCGTGGAGTTCCAGCTGCTGGCGCAAGGCAAGTTCAGCAGAGGGCCCCCGCAAGACCTGCTACGACGCAAGCGAGACCAGTTACAAGACCAGCAACCGCAGGGCAGCAGATGCCTCGAAAGACGGCAGTCGGACTGCAGAGACCCACCACCGCTTCTAGGGCAGCCGTTGGTCAACCGAAAGCCGCTGCCGCAGCCAGACAAGCTGCCGGAGCAGTTCCAAGACCTGTCAGACGGCCGGGATCGGCACCATCAACgacgacagcagcagcagcagccgctgCACCGGCAAAACCACCCCCAATTAGAAGACCACCCGTTGGAGTAGC
- the LOC120428704 gene encoding TELO2-interacting protein 1 homolog, producing the protein MSALAEVFDRVKPLVESVLRDRRVSDIRQLNAQLERIDAASLQILQNVLLQQLVVAVDNVASGENGNEVKTALMECVGTILDKGTIRQGVVMKTTLVILLKQLYDLQGNRLVVDLSEEYKLAALRGLTLAAKNVQSELIEEVYTRDQLNLLSQVLFVAVSVLSGGDRYRKLRLQAIECVLAVMQVHDGSDFGDAVLRCQVAELMFIVLPKLLVALVSVVNGDEKQGKALVRAGVKGLGRVLGLIFEDYDKTLIDEEFSTEEFVKLSKELGTSGETGKNVLGMGLRDSKAREAYFSNTTRSREWLLEAEKKVHGVLTTICHLRGAEDESVRLEYARMNVELLEKCTLNMPTCSVLFLESILALCQDESEKIRSICDATLKATSGHHSIAFGTTRKDELFYEALKTIPRSIYRGQETDQIAHFRLLIGYVHFLSDSQLQVILANQEILNQLVAILVAGAELDQPEELVRREYVSYRFRYVPDECQLEKEKRESRWIVLRNFHGSERSQKVFLEVLHAFRERPEALATILNYILEDLFTTKLNTNGYLFLLSELVPSSSSSPTLTAIFRNVFTEILQSYHWDLDLEETTEIGNLKFNVLHICLSLRLVAKFAKLFSGADFHFQLYDILRHVLPLSGSNLNCINEAAELTLEAVAEPDSIQQLISTNLDYISQHISHCLRRPESFPGGVHLLESVLRFVPYESSAVLESTISPIVVSILDGHDQRRTKGIMCLRVLQIFVRAIRYRYQSETDEQVPDPELTSAQAKLHERIAQLKEELANKLPPAGATIEKIPDDEPPPEEPMDDQEEGPYQSEEDKLPPHIRITIKILTVNFKYLSSTAPEERIVALGTLTEGIHLLQTHENQLLPLVHQIWYNFAERFADPSPVVVSAAFDLLVTLANLARDFIRKRTLDDILPRLSAFMTDHVAADFGAHQTYKLQRKVLERGAELVRSLRLNERQLDQVLNVARLYRERSERRELRELAGKMFEDVAARYDPGAVWVKVNGRGSKRNLPSWVNTMGAEKIVILHNSFCNSDQHIHQDD; encoded by the exons ATGAGTGCCCTCGCGGAGGTTTTCGACCGGGTCAAACCGCTGGTGGAGTCGGTTCTGCGCGACCGCCGAGTCTCGGACATCCGGCAGCTGAACGCGCAGCTGGAACGCATCGACGCGGCGAGTTTGCAGATCCTGCAGAACGTGCTGCTTCAGCAGCTGGTCGTGGCGGTGGACAACGTCGCCAGCGGGGA GAACGGAAACGAGGTCAAGACGGCGCTGATGGAGTGCGTGGGGACGATTCTGGACAAGGGGACAATCCGGCAGGGGGTGGTGATGAAGACGACGCTGGTGATCTTGTTGAAGCAGCTGTACGACCTGCAGGGGAACCGGCTGGTGGTGGATCTTTCCGAGGAGTACAAGCTGGCGGCGCTGCGGGGGTTGACTTTGGCGGCAAAGAATGTCCAGTCGGAGTTGATTGAGGAGGTTTATACGCGGGATCAGTTGAACCTGCTGTCGCAGGTTCTGTTCGTGGCCGTGAGCGTGCTTTCGGGTGGCGATCGGTACCGGAAGTTGCGACTGCAGGCGATTGAGTGCGTTTTGGCTGTGATGCAGGTTCACGATGGGAGTGATTTTGGGGACGCGGTGCTGCGATGCCAAGTGGCCGAGCTGATGTTCATCGTGCTGCCGAAGCTGCTGGTCGCGCTGGTTTCCGTGGTCAACGGGGACGAGAAGCAGGGAAAGGCACTGGTGAGGGCGGGGGTTAAAGGATTGGGACGGGTACTTGGGTTGATCTTTGAAGATTACGACAAAACGTTGATTGATGAGGAATTTTCGACGGAGGAgtttgtaaaattgtccaaggagttGGGAACTTCCGGTGAAACCGGAAAGAACGTTCTCGGGATGGGCTTGCGGGACTCCAAAGCACGCGAAGCGTACTTCAGCAACACTACCCGGAGCAGAGAGTGGCTGCTGGAGGCGGAGAAGAAGGTCCACGGAGTGTTGACCACAATTTGTCACCTGCGAGGAGCGGAAGATGAATCGGTCCGGCTTGAATACGCCCGCATGAACGTGGAACTGCTCGAGAAATGTACCCTGAACATGCCGACCTGTTCCGTACTCTTCCTCGAGTCAATTCTCGCCCTCTGCCAAGATGAATCCGAGAAAATCCGGAGCATTTGCGACGCCACCTTGAAGGCAACTTCCGGCCACCATTCCATCGCATTCGGAACAACCCGGAAAGACGAACTGTTCTACGAAGCGCTCAAAACCATTCCGCGAAGCATCTACCGCGGTCAAGAAACGGACCAGATCGCCCACTTCCGGTTGCTCATCGGGTACGTCCACTTCCTGTCCGATTCCCAACTCCAGGTGATCCTCGCGAACCAGGAGATCCTCAACCAGCTCGTCGCGATTCTGGTGGCCGGCGCCGAGCTGGACCAACCGGAGGAACTCGTCCGTCGCGAGTACGTTTCGTACCGGTTCCGGTACGTTCCGGACGAGTGCCAGCTGGAGAAGGAAAAGCGCGAGTCGCGCTGGATCGTTTTGCGTAACTTTCATGGTTCGGAAAGAAGTCAGAAGGTGTTTCTGGAGGTTCTGCACGCTTTTCGGGAGCGACCGGAAGCGCTGGCGACGATTTTGAACTACATCCTGGAAGATCTGTTCACCACCAAGCTGAACACCAACGGATATTTGTTCCTGCTTTCGGAGTTGGTACCGTCGAGTTCTTCAAGTCCCACGCTGACCGCAATCTTCCGAAACGTCTTCACGGAAATCCTCCAAAGCTACCACTGGGACCTTGACCTGGAAGAGACCACCGAAATCGGCAACCTCAAGTTCAACGTCCTTCACATCTGCCTCTCGCTTCGCCTGGTCGCCAAATTCGCAAAACTCTTCAGCGGCGCCGATTTCCACTTCCAACTCTACGACATCCTTCGTCACGTGCTCCCCCTGTCCGGATCCAACCTGAACTGCATCAACGAAGCCGCGGAACTAACGCTGGAAGCCGTCGCCGAACCAGACTCAATCCAACAACTAATCTCCACCAACCTGGACTACATCTCGCAGCACATCAGTCATTGTCTCCGACGACCGGAAAGCTTCCCCGGCGGAGTGCACCTGCTGGAGTCGGTTCTGCGCTTCGTCCCGTACGAATCGTCCGCCGTGCTGGAGTCCACCATCTCGCCCATCGTGGTCAGCATCCTGGACGGACACGATCAGCGAAGGACGAAGGGAATTATGTGCCTCAGAGTGCTGCAGATCTTCGTTCGCGCCATTCGGTATCGATATCAAAGTGAAACAGATGAACAGGTTCCAGATCCGGAGCTTACATCCGCTCAAGCCAAGCTTCACGAACGAATCGCCCAGCTGAAGGAGGAGTTGGCGAACAAACTCCCCCCCGCGGGAGCAACCATCGAAAAAATCCCCGACGACGAACCTCCACCAGAAGAACCAATGGACGACCAAGAAGAAGGTCCCTACCAATCCGAAGAGGACAAACTTCCCCCCCACATCCGAATCACCATCAAAATCCTCACCGTAAACTTCAAATACCTTTCCTCCACCGCCCCCGAAGAGCGCATCGTCGCCCTCGGAACGCTCACCGAAGGAATCCACCTCCTGCAAACCCACGAAAACCAACTCCTCCCCCTGGTCCACCAAATCtggtacaactttgccgaacgcTTCGCCGACCCCTCCCCGGTCGTAGTAAGTGCCGCCTTCGACCTCCTCGTAACCCTAGCCAACCTCGCCCGCGACTTTATCCGCAAGCGAACCCTGGACGACATCCTGCCCCGCCTCAGCGCTTTCATGACGGACCACGTGGCGGCGGATTTCGGCGCGCACCAGACGTACAAGCTGCAGCGGAAGGTACTCGAGCGGGGTGCGGAGTTGGTGCGCTCGTTGCGGTTGAACGAGCGCCAGCTGGATCAGGTGCTGAACGTGGCGAGGTTGTACCGGGAACGGTCCGAGAGGAGGGAGCTGAGGGAGCTGGCGGGGAAGATGTTTGAGGATGTGGCGGCCCGGTACGATCCGGGAGCGGTGTGGGTCAAGGTGAACGGAAGAGG ttctaaACGAAACTTGCCGAGTTGGGTAAATACGatgggtgctgaaaaaatcgttattttgcACAACAGCTTTTGTAATTCCGATCAACACATACACCAAG ATGATTGA